The region TGTACGAGCCGTAGGAGGCGATGCGGTTCCAGTCGGCGAAGGCATCCGGGTAGTCCGCGATACGGCGGGGCATGCCGGCGAGGCCGAGAAAGTGCATCGGGAAGAACAGCAGGTTCACGCCGATGAAGGTGATCCAGAAGTGCAGCTTGCCCAGGGTCTCGGAATACATCCGGCCCGACATCTTGGGGAACCAGTAGTAGAAGCCCGCGAAGATGGCGAACACGGCGCCCAGCGACAGCACGTAGTGGAAGTGCGCCACCACGTAGTAGGTGTTGTGCAGGGCGGTGTCGATGCCGGCATTGGCCAGCACCACGCCGGTCACCCCGCCGACCGTGAACAGGAAGATGAAGCCGATCGCCCAGATCATCGGCGTGGTGAAGCGGATGGAGCCGCCCCACATGGTCGCGATCCACGAGAAGATCTTGATGCCGGTGGGCACCGCGATGACCATGGTCGCCGCGGTGAAGTAGGCGCGGGTGTCGACGCCGATGCCGGTGGTGAACATGTGGTGTGCCCACACGACGAAGCCGACGACGCCGATCGCCACCATGGCATAGGCCATGCCCAGGTAGCCGAACACCGGCTTGCGGCTGAAGGTCGAGATGATGTGGCTGATGATGCCGAAGCCCGGCAGGATCAGGATGTACACCTCGGGGTGGCCGAAGAACCAGAACAGGTGCTGGAACAGGATCGGGTCGCCGCCGCCGGCCGGGTTGAAGAAGGCCGTGCCGAAGTTGCGGTCGGTCAGCAGCATGGTGATCGCGCCGGCCAGCACGGGCAGCGAGAGCAGCAGCAGGAACGCGGTGATCAGCACCGACCAGGCGAACAGCGGCATGCGGTGCAGGGTCATGCCCGGCGCGCGCATGTTGAAGATGGTGGTGATGAAGTTGATGGCGCCCAGGATCGACGAGGCGCCGGCCAGATGCAGCGACAGGATGCCGAGGTCCATGGCCGGGCCATCGTGCGAGACGACACCCGCGACGTTGGACGACAAGGGCGTATAGATCGTCCAGCCGGTGCCGACGCCATTGTCCGCACCGACGCCCGGCACGAAGACCGACAGCAGCAGCAGCGAGAAGGAGGGGATCAGCAGCCAGAACGAGATGTTGTTCATGCGCGGGAATGCCATGTCGGGCGCCCCGATCATCAGCGGCACGAACCAGTTGCCGAAGCCGCCGATCATGGCGGGCATGACCATGAAGAAGATCATGATCAGGCCGTGGCCGGTCACCAGCACGTTGAAGACGTGATGGTTTTCGAAATACTGGGTGCCGGGTTCCTGAAGCTCGAGGCGCATCAGGATCGACATGGCCCCGCCGATGATGCCGGCGACGATCGCGAAGATCAGGTAGAGGGTGCCGATGTCCTTGTGGTTGGTCGAGAACAGCCAGCGACGCAGGCCCGTGGGATGGCCGTGATCGTCGTGTCCGTGGCTGTCATGGTGACCATGAGCGGTGGTCGGGCTCGCCATGAGCGGAGGTCCTTCAGTTCGCGGGCGCGACGGCCGGGTGGGCCGAGGCAACGGTGGTGGCGGCAGTGTCCGCGGGAATGCCGGCCTGGGCCTTCTGCTGGGCGATCCAGGCGGCGTATTCTTCCTTGGTCACGACCTTGATTTCGACCGGCATGAACGCATGGTCCGAGCCGCAGATCTGGTTGCACTGACCGTAGTAGGTGCCGGTCTTCTCGACCTTGAACCAGGTCTCGTTGGTGTGGCCCGGGGTCGTGTACTTCTGCACGCCGAAGGACGGGACCATCCAGGAATGGATGACGTTGTCCGAGGTCAGCAGGACGCGAACCGTGGTGTCGACGGGGATGACCAGCGGGTTGTCGGTCGACAGCAGGCGGATCTTGCCCTCGGTCGCTTCCGCTTCCGTCCGCGCGGCGATGCGCGATTCGATCGTCAGGTCGCCGGCGTCGGGGTAGGTGTAGGCCCAGTACCACTGATAGCCCTGCACCTTGATGGTCATCTGCGCATCGACGGCCTTGTCGCCGAAATAGAGCAGGCGGAACGAGGGAATGGCGATCACGACCAGGATCATGATCGGCAGCACCGTCCACAGCACCTCGATCAGGGTGTTGTGCGCGGTTCGCGAGGGATTGGGATTTGCCCCGGCGCGATAGCGGAACATCACATAGCCGAGCAGGCCCGCGACGAAGACCGAGATCGCGATGATGATAACCAGCAGCATGTCGTGGAAGGAATGCATGCTTTCCGCGACCGGGGTTGCGGCGTCCTGGAAATTCAGCTGCCACTCCTGCGGCTGATCGGCCATCGCCAAGCCCGGCAGCGCCAAAGCGGTGCCTGAGGTAAGAAGGCCAAAAATGGCCCGGTTGATCTGCTGACCCATGGGTCGATCCAACTCCCGCTTGCTACGTTGGGCGTAGGCGCCGTCCGGTCCCCCGCCACCCCTCGGAAATTCTTTGCCGGCCCCACGACCGGCGATCCAGTCGCCTGATCGATGGGTACATCTGATCGGGCCGGATCACTAGCCTGTTTGGCAGGGCGAACCTATCACCGGCCTTCGCCGTCGAACAGGTGTCGCGCGAGGCGGAGTATACTGTCTGAGCCCCCAGGGCCACGGAGGCCGCGGTTCTTGCGACGTTATGACGCAAAATGCGATTGATTTCCGTCATTTAGCGGCTATCGACTGTTTCGGTAGGCTGGGGCGGTGACGGGAGGCGCCGGAACCCCCATATTGGAGGCCTGCGCCACGGAGTTTTTCACCGATGTCCGAATCCGATCGTCTGGTTCCCGATGCCCTGTTTTTCGAACGTGCCGGGCTCGATCCCGCCCGTGTCGGCCGCCTGGTCGACGATGCCCTGGCCGGGGCCGACGACGGTGAACTGTTCCTGGAATATGCCCAGTCCGAGTCGTTCGGCTTCGACGACGGCCGGCTGAAGTCGGCGAGCTTCGATACCTCGCAAGGGTTCGGCCTGCGGGCCGTGTCGGACGAGGCTACCGGCTTTGCCCATGCCGCCGACCTGTCCGAGGAAGCGATCGCCCGGGCGGCGCGCACCGTGCGCGCGGTGGCCCAGGGCCACGACGGCGTGATGGCCGGCCCGCCGGCGCGCACCAATGCCAAGCTCTATGTCGAAGACAATCCGCTGACCGCGGTCCCGTTCGAGGCCAAGACCAAGCTGCTGTCCGATATCGATGCCTATGCCCGCGCCAAGGATCCGCGGGTGCGCCAGGTCTCGGCCTCGCTGTCGGGCTCGTGGCAGGTGGTGGAGATCGTGCGCGCCGGCGGCGTGCGCGTGCGTGACGTGCGCCCGCTGGTGCGCCTCAACGTCTCGGTCGTGGTCGGCCAGGGCGACAAGCAGGAGGCCGGCAGCTTCGGCGCAGGCGAGCGCGGCTTCTATGCCCGCTACATGGACCCGGCCCATTGGCAGGCCGGGGTCGACGAGGCGCTGCGCCAGGCCCTGGTCAATCTCGATGCGGTGGCGGCCCCGGCGGGCGAGATGCCGGTGGTGCTGGGCTCGGGCTGGCCGGGCATCCTGCTGCACGAGGCGATCGGCCACGGGCTGGAGGGTGACTTCAACCGCAAGAAGACCTCGGCCTTCTCGGGGCTGATGGGCACCCAGGTCGCGGCCAAGGGCGTCACCGTGATCGACGACGGTACCTTGCCGGGCCGGCGCGGCTCGCTGACCGTCGACGACGAGGGCACGCCGACCAATCGCACCACCCTGATCGAGGACGGCATCCTGGTCGGCTATCTGCAGGACCGGCTGAACGCCCGCCTGATGGGCATGGCGCCCACCGGCAACGGCCGCCGCCAGTCCTATGCCCACAGCCCGATGCCGCGCATGACCAACACGATCATGCTGGGCGGCGACAGGACGCCCGAGGAGATCATCGCGAGCTGCAAGCACGGGCTCTACGCCGTGAATTTCGGCGGCGGCCAGGTCGACATCACCAGCGGCAAGTTCGTCTTCTCCTGCACCGAGGCCTATCTGATCCAGGAGGGCAAGGTCGGCCCCGCCGTGAAGGGCGCCACCCTGATCGGCAATGGCCCCGATTGCCTGACCCAGGTCCGCGCCGTGGCCAACGACATGAGGCTGGATCCCGGCATCGGCACCTGCGGCAAGTCGGGCCAGGGCGTGCCGGTCGGCGTCGGCCAGCCGACCCTGCTGATCGACGGCCTGACCGTGGGCGGCACGGCTGCCGCCTGAGGCGTTGATCCGCCGCCTCGGGCACTATCCTATATCGTCATGGCCGGGCGCCGTCCCGGCCATCCACGTCGGCAGGCTGCCCAAATCGTTGACGGACTTGCACCGTCTCGACGTGGATGACCGGGACAAGCCCGGTCATGACGACTTGGGGGCCTAAAGCCCTCAGGCGGTCGCCGCGACCATCTTTGTCTTCGCCAGTTTCCTGACGACCGCAGCCGGGTCTTCCAGGTGGGTCAGCACGACGTCGCTGGTCGTCATCTTCATGGCCGTGGTGAGGCGGAACAGGGCCACCTGGCCCGAGCCTAAATCGAAGGTCGCGGTTCCCGGCGCGCTGCCCAGGTTCATCTGGCCGGCGAAGGCCGCCTTCAGGACATATTGGCCCGGCGGCACGGTCGTCGCGGTGAAGCGCGGGCTTTTGAGCTGCGCCAGCTCCCGGCCGTTCAGCGTTACATCCATGCCCTGCGCCTTGCCCACAAAGCCTTCGCGCAACACGATGACAAGCCCCGTTCCCGGCGGCGGGGTCAGCGACAGGGCGGCCGCCCGGGTCTTCTCGTCGGCCAGTGTCACCGGCTTGTTGCCGGCGAGATTCATCAGGCCGAGGGTGACGAAGCCGCCGATCAGCCCGGAGACGATCCAGATCGAGGACATCGGTTCGACACCGGCGGCGGCCAGGGCGAAGGTCACGCCGAAACCGATGAGGCTGGCAATCAGCATCCCGGCCAGGACGGCGGTCAACTTCTTCGACATTGCGGGTCCCCAAGCAATCGCGGCGCCCATCCTAGCGACGGCGCCCGGCACGTAAACCATTCGATCGCCACATCCAAAGTATGGACGTGGCCCGGGGCGGCCGGGATATGCTCGTCGAAAGGCCCTGAAGGGCTGGGGAGGGAGCTATATGTCGTCTTTGTCGCCCGAGGCCCGCCGCCTCGTCGGTCACGGTGCCCTGGTGGTGATCTTCGGGTTGCTCGCGGGGTTCGCCATCGGCTTTGTGGCCCTGGGTGGTTTCATCCTGGATCCACTGCCCAGCGCCACCTTCGCCTTTCCCGGCAGCGAGCGCGGCTGGCGCGCCATGCACGTGGGCTCGCTGCTCAACGGCATCATGGCGATCGCGGTCGCCGGCGTGATCGACCGGGTGGTCGACAATTTCGGCACGCGCCGCCTGATCACGCGGGTGCTGACCCTGGCCATCTGGGCCAACACGATCTTCTATCTCGCGGCCAATTTCGCCGCCAACCGGGGCCTGTCGCCGTGGGACAATGCGGTGGGCCAGGGCTCGATCGCCGGGCTGATCGCCTTCGCCCCCGCCGCCATCGCCGCCTTCGTAACCATCTGGGTCGTCGCCCTGCTGGCCAAGGCGGCCTTCAGGCGTTGAGCTGGTCGCGGCGATGCTGCAGGAAGCGGCGGACGGCGGGATCGGCTTCGAGGCCGATGGCGCGGCCGTAAGCGTCATCGGCGGCGGCGGTCGCACCCGAACGGGCTAGGAGTTCGGCACGGGCCGCCCAATAGGGCTGATACTGGGCCAGGCGCACGTCGCCGGTTACCGCGTCAAGGGCGGCGAGGCCGGCCCGCGGCCCGTCCAACTCGGCGATGGCGATGGCCTGGTTGATGGCGACCACGGGCGACTCGGTCAGGGCCAGCAAGGCGCCGTAGAGCCGGACGATCGCCGCCCAGTCGGCGCGCCCGGTGTGCCGGCGCACGACATGGGCCGACTGGACGGCCGCCTCCAGTTGATAGCGGCCGATCGCTCCCAGCTTGCTGGCCCGGAACAGCAGGCCCTCGGCTTCCGCGATCTGTGCGGCGTTCCACCGGGCCGGATCCTGCTCGGCCAGGGGGATATAGTCGCCTTGGGCATCGCGGCGGGCATCGCGCCTTGCCTCGGCATGCAGCATCAGGGCGAGCAGCCCCAGGGCCTCGGGCTCGCCCGGCAGCAGGGAGGCGACGAGGCGGCCCAGCCAGATGCCTTCGTCGGCCAGGTTGCGGCGCCGCGCCTGCGTGCCGGCGGGATCGGACCAGCCTTCGGCAAAAGTCGCATAGATCGCCTCGAGCACGGCATCGAGGCGCTCGCCCAACTGCGCCGGTTCGGGGACGTGGAAGGGAATGCCGGCCTGGGCAATCTTCTGTTTGGCCCGCACCAGCCGCTGTCCCATGGTCGCCGGCGCGACCAGGAAGGCCGACGCGATGGTCGCGGCATCGAAGCCCAGCACGGTCTGCAGGATCAAGGGGGCGCGGATGCCCCGCTCGATCGCCGGGTGGGCGCAGGCGAACATCAGGCCCAGGCGAGCGTCGGGCATGGGGGCCTCGCGGGCGGCAGCGGCGTCGATTTCCTCGGCCATGAGGCGCAGGTGGCCGGCGGCGTCGCTGCGGCTGCGCCGCCGCCGGGCGGCATCGATCGACTTGCGCCGGGCCACGGCCAGCAACCAGGCTTCGGGGCTGCGCGGGATGCCGTCGGCCGGCCAGGTGGCCAGGGCGGCGGCGAAGGCTTCGGACAAGGCGTCCTCGGCCCCCGCGACATCGCGCGTGCGCGCCGCGAGAAAGGCGACCAGCTTGCCGTAGCTCTGGCGGGCAACCGCTTCCGCGGTCGCCCGGGCAGGGCCGTCATCGGGCCGCGCCATCCCGTCCCGCCTACATGGTCCAGACGGGCCGGACCTCGATCGCGCCGCGGCTGGCGCCCGGGCACCGCGCCGCCCAGGACAAGGCGGCGTCGAGGTCGGGCACGTCGATCATGTAGAAGCCGCCGAGCTGTTCCTTGGTATCGGCATAGGGGCCGTTCAGCACGTTGGTCTTGCCGTCGGCGATGCGCACGACCGTGGCGGTGGCGACCGGCTTCAGGCGGTCGCTGGCGAGCAGGATGCCGGCCTGCTGCAAGGCCTGGGTATAGGCGCCGTAAGCGGCCATGGTCTCGCCGATCTGCGCCTGGCTGGCGCTCAGGAAATCGGCTTCGTTGTTGTAGATCATCAGCATGTATTGCATGGCGGTTCCCCCGGAGTTCAGCCGCACCTGATGGCCGGCTGCTACAATGTCGTCCGACCATGCCCCATTTCGACAGGCAAGCGCTCAAATGCACGCCCTGAATTCGTCAGGGCTGAAGACGTTGCTGCATCCCATGCCGAATTCGGATGATCTCTACGTGCTGCCCTCGAATCCGATAGTAGATGAGATACGGTGTACCAGGTACCGGCAGGCAACGAGCATCGCCCACGCCGCCGAGCCGGCCGACCAGGGGGTGCTCGGCGATAAGCTTCACGACCTGAAGGATTCGCGTTGCCATCCGATCGGCCGCGGCGGGGTTGAAATCGGATATGTAGCTACGGATGCGGACAAGGTTGCCGTTTGCCCGCGGAAGCCAAACTACTTCCATCGCGGCGGGGGAAGCTCGTTGGGTGTGCCCCAACTGCGCAGCCACGCTTCAACCTCTTCATGAGGAACAAAATCGCCCTCATCCGCCTCTGCCATACCTGCGCTGATATCCGCCAGGGTGTCGGCATCGGCGGGCGACACGGCGCCGTCCAGAAGGCCGGCGACGGCTTCGGCAACCGTCAGGTCGTGGGCACTGGCAAAGGCGGCGAGGTCTTCATAGACCTCGGCCGGCAGTTCAATCGTGCGTGTCGCCTGAACATTCATGGCGACAGCATAGCATCAATAGGCATGTTCCTTGAACAGGTGCGTGAGGTCGCCGTTCCAGCGGCCGTGATAGGCTTCCAGCAGATCGTCGGCCGGGGTGCGGCCGCTGTCCACCGTGCGCTTGAGGATGTCGAGGAACATGGTCTCGTCGCTGCCCATGCCGTTGTCGGCGGCGCGCTGCTTCAGGCCATGCTCGGCGATGCCGACCACCTCGCGGGCGACATCGAGGACGCTGCCCTTGCGGAAGGGGGTCTTCAGCGCCAGGCGGGGCACGCCGGCGCGCAGGGCATCGCGTTCCTCGGCCGACCAGTCCTTGACCAGGTCGAGGGCGGCGGCCAGCGAATCGTCGGCATAGATCAGGCCGACCCACAGGGCGGGCAGGGCACACAGGCGGTTCCACGGGCCGCCGTCGGCGCCGCGCATCTCGATGTAACGCTTGAGGCGCGCTTCGGGGAAGAGCGTGGTCAGGTGGGCCGACCAGTCGCCCAGGTGCGGCTTCTCGCCCGGCAGCGCAGGCAGGCGGCCGGCCAGGAAATCGCGGAACGACTGGCCCGAGGCATCGATGTACCTGCCGTCGCGGTAGACGAAGTACATGGGCACGTCCAGCGCCCAGTCGACGTAACGCTCGAAGCCGAAGCCCTGGTCGAAGACGAAGGGGATCATGCCGGTGCGGTCGGGATCGGTGTCCGACCAGATGTGGGCACGGTAGGACTGATAGCCGTTGGGCTTGCCCTCGGTGAAAGGCGAATTGGCGAACAGCGCGGTCGCGACGGGTTGCAGGGCGATCGCCGCGCACATTTTCCGCACCATGTCGGCTTCGTTCGAGAAGTCGAGGTTCACCTGCACGGTCGAGGTGCGCAGCATCATGTCGAGGCCCAGCTTGCCGCGCTTGGGCATGTAGCTGCGCATGATGTCGTAGCGCCCCTTGGGCATGATCGGGACTTCGTCGCGCTTCCACAGGGGCGAGAAGCCAAGCCCCAAGAAGCCCAGGCCCAGTTCGCCGGCGACGGCACGGACCTGTTCCAGATGGGTGCCGACCTCGCCGCAGGTGCCGTGCACGGTTTCCAGCGGCGCGCCCGAGAGCTCGAACTGGCCACCCGGCTCGAGGCTGATCGAGGCACCGTTCTGTTCCAGGGCGATGATGTGCTCGCCCTCGTAGATGGGGCCCCAGCCGAAACGGCGCAGGCCTTCCAGCATGGCGCGGATGCCGGCCGGCCCGTCGTAGGGGACGGGGCCCAGATCGTCTAGGCGAAAGCCGAATTTCTCGTGCTCGGTACCGATGCGATAGTCGGCCTTGGGCTTGCCGCCCTCGGCCATCCACTCGACAAGCTGACGACGGTCTTCGATCGGCTCTCCGGCCGCCTGCACACCCGACATCAATTCTTCTCCCAGCCAACTGGCAGGTTGACTAACGAAACCTGATCACCCTGTCCAGCAGCACGCCGTGCAGCGCCGCTATGCGTCCGGACGTTTAGCGAGGCAGCGGTGTGGAAAGCTCGGCGACGACGCGTTCGAGCATATGGGGGGCGAAACCCATGCCGCAATGCGTTGCATCAATCTCGACATGGCGCACCATGGGCTCGTGGGTGCTGATGCAGGCGCGCCAGCTCACCACCCCGTCATGGCGGCTGTAGAAGGCGGTGACGGGGATTTTCAGGGGCACCAGCTCGCGCTGGGCGATGCGGGCATCGGCCTTGTCGAGGTCGATGCCCCGGCGCCGGTAGGTGCCGGCCAGCACGGTATATTTGGCCCCGCCCTTGACCGGGGTGCCCAAAGTGACGATGCGGCTGACCAGGTCCGGCCGCTCCCGCGCCGCTTCCCGGGCGATATAGCCGCCCAGGCTTTGTCCCACCAGGGCGATGGGGCCGCCGAAGGCCGCCACCCGCCGCTCCAGCCGGGCCAGGAAGGCCTGCACCAGGGCCGGCACGCTGCCCCTGTTGCGGCCCAGGCCCCAGCCCTCGGCCTTGAAGCCGGCGGCCGTCAGGCGCCGGCGCAGCACGACGGTCGAATAGTCGTCGGTGCCGAAGCCGGGCAGGACGATGACACGCGGCCAGCCCGCCACGGTCATGGGGCGCGGCAGAATCGCACCGGTCACGGTTGACACCAGGCCCTTCATCATTTCCAGCCCGGCCCCCATCTCGCGCAGGGTGTCGAGCATGTGGGGCGGCTTGATCTCGTCGCGGGAGGCGGTCATGTGGCTGGACCCTCTGTCATGCCCAGGATGCTCGCCTTGCCGCGTCCAATAAGGCAAGCCCGGCGATCACGGCGGTCTCGGCGCGCAGGATGCGGGGGCCCAGCGAAACCGGGCGGATGAAGGGCAGGCGGCGCATCAGGCTGCGCTCGGCCGGCTCGAAGCCGCCTTCGGGGCCGATCAGCAGGGCCGCCGGCGCGTCGCCGATCGCCCTTGCCGCCTCGATCAGGGGCGGGGCATCGCCGGCCTCGTCGCAGAAAAACAGCGGGATCGCCTTGTCCCAATCGCCCAGCACCTGTTCGAGACGGCGCAATTCGGCCATGGCCGGCACGCCCAGGCGGCCACATTGCTCGGCGGCTTCGATCGCATTGGCGCGCATGCGGGCGATGTTCACCTTGTCGACCACGCTGCGCCGGGTCTGGGCCGGGATGAGGCGCGAGGCGCCCAGTTCGGTCGCCTTTTCGGCGATCAGCTCGACCTTGGCGCCGCGGATCGGGGCGAAGACCAGGATCGTCTCGGCTTCGACCGGCTGTGGCGCCAGCAATTCTTCGCAAAGGGCGGTGACGGCCTTCTTGCCCGGCCGGGCCAGGCCGGCCCGCCATTCGCCGTCGCGCCCGTTGAACAGGGCGATCTGGTCGCCGTCACCAAGGCGCAGCACATTGCCGACATAGTGCGCCTGCCCCTCGGCCAGGGCCACGGTCGCGCCCGGGCCCAGATCGGCATCGACGAACAGGCGATGGCGCGGGCGGTCCTTCATGATCTCATCGGCTCCTTGAGGCGGCGGGCCATTCCGGGGTAGCACAGTGGCATGATACCTGTCCCCGATATCAAACCGGCCGATGCCACGCCGTCAGGCTGGGTCGACCGCATGCCGCCCGCGCTCCGGCCCTATCTGCGCCTGGCGCGGGCCGACCGGCCGATCGGCGTCTGGCTGCTGATGTTTCCCTGCTGGTGGTCGACGGCCCTGGCTGCCCCCGCGGGCAGCCTGCCCGATTGGCGCCTGCTGCTGCTGTTCTTCGTCGGCTCGGCCGTGATGCGCGGCGCCGGCTGTACCCTGAACGACATCGTCGACCGTGACATCGATGCCCAGGTGGCGCGCACCCGGGGCCGGCCCCTGCCGTCGGGCGCCGTGTCCACCAAGGCCGCGGCCGTGTTCATGGGGCTTCAGGCCCTGATCGGCCTGGGCGTGCTCCTGTCGCTCAACACGTTCTCGGTCTGGCTGGGCCTGGCCTCGCTGCTGCCGGTGGCGGTCTATCCCTTCATGAAGCGGATCACCTACTGGCCGCAGGCGGTGCTGGGCATCGCCTTCAATTGGGGCGCCTTGATCGGCTGGACGGCGGTGAGGGGCGATCTGGGCTGGCCGGCGATCCTGCTCTATCTGGCCGGCATCGCCTGGACGCTGGGCTACGACACGATCTATGCCCACCAGGATAAGGAAGACGACGCGGTGGTCGGCGTGAAGTCGACCGCGCTGAAACTGGGCGAGCGGACCCGGCCGTTCCTGTGGCTGGTTTACGGCCTGACCGTGGCCCTGATCGGCGCGGCCGGCGTCCTGACCGGCCTCGCCTGGCCGTTCTGGATCGTCTTGGGACTGGCGGCACTGCACCTGGGCCGTCAGGCGGCGGCGAGCGATTTCGACAATGGCGCCGACTGCCTGGCCAAGTTCAAGTCCAATGCCCGCCTGGGCGCAATCGTGTTCGTCGCCATCGCCGCCGGGCAATGGGCAGCATAAGGAGGATTTCATGGCTTCGGTGCATCTGACCAGCGAGAAGGGCCTGGCCCAGTCGATCCGCGCCCGCACCCATGTGCTGACCGCCGACGAGCCGCCGAGCAACGGCGGCACCGATACCGGCCCGGCGCCTTATGAATTGCTGATGGCGGCACTCGCCGCCTGCACCTCGGCCACCCTGCGCATGTACGCCGACCGCAAGAAATGGGACCTGGGGACGATCGGCATCCATGCCCGTTTCGTTCGCGATGCCGACGGGACCGAGCGGGTGGTACGGGACGTGACCATCGGCGCCCCGCTGCCCGACGAGGCGAAGGTGAAACTTGCGGAAATCTGCGAGAAGACGCCGGTCACCAAGACCCTGAAGCGGTCGATGACCATTGCCACGGTGCTGAAATGAAACTCCTGGGCATTTCGGGAAGCCTGCGCCGCGCCTCGCTGAACACCGTGCTGCTGCGTGCCGCGGTGGGCCTGGTGCCTGATGGGGTTACGCTGGAGACCGGGACGATTACCGGCATTCCGCTCTATGACGGCGACGTCGAGGAGGCCGGCGGCCTGCCCGAGGCGGTGGTCACTTTGAAGGCGCAGATCGCGGCGGCCGATGGCGTGGTGCTGGTGACGCCCGAATACAACGGCTCGATGCCCGGCGTGTTCAAGAACGCGGTCGACTGGCTGTCGCGCCCGCCCGGCCAGCCCGGCGTGTTCAAGGACAAGCCGGTGGCGATCATGGGCGCCTCGCCCGGCGGCTTCGGCACCGTCCTGTCCCAGGATGCCTGGTTGGGCGTGCTGCGCTCCCTGGGCACCAGGCACTGGTTCGGCGGGCGGGTGCTGCTGTCGCGGGCGCACCAGGCCTTCGACGCCCGGGGGCAGTTGACCGACAAGGCGGCCGAGGAGCAGGTGCGGCAGATGCTGGCGGGCTTTGCCAGGTTCGTGGGGTAGCTGCCCTGCGGCCTAAGTGCCCTTGGCTTCCTTCATCGAGGGCAGGAACACGGTCAGCACGCCCAGGACCGGCAGGAAGGCGCACAGGCGGTAGACTGTCTCGATGCTGGTCGCATCCGCGAGCTCGCCCAGGGCCGCGGCGCCGATCCCGGCGAGGCCGAAGGCCAGGCCGAAGAACAGGCCCGCCACCATGCCCACCCGGCCGGGCATCAGTTCCTGGGCATAGACCAGGATCGCCGAGAAGGCCGAGGACAGCACCAGGCCGATGACCACGCTGAGCGCCGCCGTCCAGAACAGGTTGGCGTGAGGAAGGGCCAGGGTGAAGGGCAGCACGCCCAGGATCGAGCCCCAGATCACGTATTTGCGGCCGATCCGGTCGCCGATCGGCCCGCCGGCGATGGTGCCGACGGCGACGGCGCCCAGAAAGATGAACAGGTGCACCTGGGCATCTTCGATGGTCAGCCCGAAGCGGTCGATCAGGTAGAAGGTGTAGTAGCTGGTGAAGCTCGAGGTGTAGATGAACTTCGAGAACATCAGCGCGATCAGGATGGCGATGGCAAAGCCCACCTGCCGGCGCGACAGGGTGACGCCGCCGCTGCTGGCCCGGGCCTTGGGCTTGGCCAGCATGGCGCGGCGCGCGCCGTACCAGGTGCCGACCTGCCACAGGATGACGATGCCCAGCAGGGCCGCCAGGGTGAACCAGGCAACACCGCCCTGGCCATGGGGCAGGATGAAGAAGGCGGCGACCAGCGGCCCGGCGGAGGAGCCGAAATTGCCCCCCACCTGAAACAGCGACTGGGCCAGGCCATGGCGCCCGCCCGAGGCCATGCGGGCGATGCGCGACGATTCCGGGTGGAAAATCGACGAGCCGGTGCCCAGCAGGCCGGCGCCCAGCAACAGCAGGCCATAGCTGCCCGCCATCGAAATCACGGCCAGCCCGCTCAAGGTAAAGCCCATGCCCACTGCCAGTGAATAGGGCTTGGGATGGCGATCGGTATAGAAGCCGACCAGGGGCTGCAGCAGCGAGCCGGTGATCTGGAAGGTGAAGGTGACCAGGCCGATCTGGCCGAAATCGAG is a window of Oleomonas cavernae DNA encoding:
- a CDS encoding glutamate--cysteine ligase; the protein is MSGVQAAGEPIEDRRQLVEWMAEGGKPKADYRIGTEHEKFGFRLDDLGPVPYDGPAGIRAMLEGLRRFGWGPIYEGEHIIALEQNGASISLEPGGQFELSGAPLETVHGTCGEVGTHLEQVRAVAGELGLGFLGLGFSPLWKRDEVPIMPKGRYDIMRSYMPKRGKLGLDMMLRTSTVQVNLDFSNEADMVRKMCAAIALQPVATALFANSPFTEGKPNGYQSYRAHIWSDTDPDRTGMIPFVFDQGFGFERYVDWALDVPMYFVYRDGRYIDASGQSFRDFLAGRLPALPGEKPHLGDWSAHLTTLFPEARLKRYIEMRGADGGPWNRLCALPALWVGLIYADDSLAAALDLVKDWSAEERDALRAGVPRLALKTPFRKGSVLDVAREVVGIAEHGLKQRAADNGMGSDETMFLDILKRTVDSGRTPADDLLEAYHGRWNGDLTHLFKEHAY
- a CDS encoding alpha/beta hydrolase family protein — protein: MTASRDEIKPPHMLDTLREMGAGLEMMKGLVSTVTGAILPRPMTVAGWPRVIVLPGFGTDDYSTVVLRRRLTAAGFKAEGWGLGRNRGSVPALVQAFLARLERRVAAFGGPIALVGQSLGGYIAREAARERPDLVSRIVTLGTPVKGGAKYTVLAGTYRRRGIDLDKADARIAQRELVPLKIPVTAFYSRHDGVVSWRACISTHEPMVRHVEIDATHCGMGFAPHMLERVVAELSTPLPR
- a CDS encoding 16S rRNA (uracil(1498)-N(3))-methyltransferase, whose amino-acid sequence is MKDRPRHRLFVDADLGPGATVALAEGQAHYVGNVLRLGDGDQIALFNGRDGEWRAGLARPGKKAVTALCEELLAPQPVEAETILVFAPIRGAKVELIAEKATELGASRLIPAQTRRSVVDKVNIARMRANAIEAAEQCGRLGVPAMAELRRLEQVLGDWDKAIPLFFCDEAGDAPPLIEAARAIGDAPAALLIGPEGGFEPAERSLMRRLPFIRPVSLGPRILRAETAVIAGLALLDAARRASWA
- the ubiA gene encoding 4-hydroxybenzoate octaprenyltransferase, which translates into the protein MPPALRPYLRLARADRPIGVWLLMFPCWWSTALAAPAGSLPDWRLLLLFFVGSAVMRGAGCTLNDIVDRDIDAQVARTRGRPLPSGAVSTKAAAVFMGLQALIGLGVLLSLNTFSVWLGLASLLPVAVYPFMKRITYWPQAVLGIAFNWGALIGWTAVRGDLGWPAILLYLAGIAWTLGYDTIYAHQDKEDDAVVGVKSTALKLGERTRPFLWLVYGLTVALIGAAGVLTGLAWPFWIVLGLAALHLGRQAAASDFDNGADCLAKFKSNARLGAIVFVAIAAGQWAA
- a CDS encoding OsmC family protein, producing the protein MASVHLTSEKGLAQSIRARTHVLTADEPPSNGGTDTGPAPYELLMAALAACTSATLRMYADRKKWDLGTIGIHARFVRDADGTERVVRDVTIGAPLPDEAKVKLAEICEKTPVTKTLKRSMTIATVLK
- a CDS encoding NADPH-dependent FMN reductase; its protein translation is MKLLGISGSLRRASLNTVLLRAAVGLVPDGVTLETGTITGIPLYDGDVEEAGGLPEAVVTLKAQIAAADGVVLVTPEYNGSMPGVFKNAVDWLSRPPGQPGVFKDKPVAIMGASPGGFGTVLSQDAWLGVLRSLGTRHWFGGRVLLSRAHQAFDARGQLTDKAAEEQVRQMLAGFARFVG
- a CDS encoding MFS transporter, which produces MSDTTADAAAPAITAARALPAEGATYGILLAVSFCHFLNDLMQSLLPAIYPMLKSNFALDFGQIGLVTFTFQITGSLLQPLVGFYTDRHPKPYSLAVGMGFTLSGLAVISMAGSYGLLLLGAGLLGTGSSIFHPESSRIARMASGGRHGLAQSLFQVGGNFGSSAGPLVAAFFILPHGQGGVAWFTLAALLGIVILWQVGTWYGARRAMLAKPKARASSGGVTLSRRQVGFAIAILIALMFSKFIYTSSFTSYYTFYLIDRFGLTIEDAQVHLFIFLGAVAVGTIAGGPIGDRIGRKYVIWGSILGVLPFTLALPHANLFWTAALSVVIGLVLSSAFSAILVYAQELMPGRVGMVAGLFFGLAFGLAGIGAAALGELADATSIETVYRLCAFLPVLGVLTVFLPSMKEAKGT